The DNA window TATAAGCGATCGCGCTATTTTTCTGTAATGGTCAAATCTAGGAAATATGATAAAATTTGTAGGGTGGGCATTGCCCACCCTACTGGGGGGCTTGCTTTGTTGCCAGTTTTGGAAAGGCGGGTAATGGGTTCCGGTATTTCTGTTAGCTGGTTGCTGCTCAAATCTAACCCTTCCAACCATTCCAGTCCAAAAACTTCTGGTGGAATTTCTGCTAATTTTTCCTTATTTTCATGGTTATTGAAATCTAATTCTGTTAATCTTTTCTCTTTGGCTGCTCGAATCTTTGCCAAAGCTCTTTCCCTTGCATTACCCATAGCAGCACCAACCAGCGTTCGTATCCATATCGATTCGATAAAATTTTATCAAAAACTGCAATATCCTGGGATTAGGGAGATGAGGTAGCATTTAACCCCACGACCCCAGCAACGATCGCGACCAGAGAAAGAAACTTAACCAAGGTCATGGATTCTTGGAACCAGTAAATTCCCACGATTGCAATCAGTGCTGTCCCCAATCCCGACCACATCGCATAAGCAACGCTAAGTTCTATTTTTTTTAAAGCCAGAGTTAACAAAGTAAAAGCCAGTCCGTAAAAAACGAACAGCAATAGGGAGGGCAAGGCTTTCGTGAAGCCTTGGGAAAATTTCATGGCGGTGGTGCCACAGACTTCTAACGCGATCGCTAAAATTAAATACAGCCAGTGCATGTACTTCCTACATTCGTACAACCTGTGGAACGAATCCCCTATTCGCTGGGAGAGGGTGAAGGAGAGGGCGAAGGGCTTTCGCTGGATTGCTGGGATTTGGGTTTGGGTTTGGGTTTGGGTTTGCCCTTGAATTTGCCTTTGGGTTTGCCTTTGGGTTTGCCTTTCTTTTTCTTCTGCGGGGGCAGCACTTCTTTTGACTCCACCGCCACCAACTTGTCACCTTCGCGGGTGGCTTCTACTTCCCAAAAAGCACCTTTTTTGGGATTTTCGATTTGCCCTTGAATTAGCAGGAAAAAAGGCTTGAATTTGCGAGTGGCGTCTTTGTTGGGATGGATGGTGAGGGCAAAGGTTCCCTCTTCCGTATTCCAAAATTTTAACTGACCGCGCAGGGAAAAACGATCGCGTTCTAACTCTTCGGGAGAAGCAATGGATTTTTCCGTCTCGTGTTGTTTGTAAAGATACCCCTTCAACTCAAACCGCAAACCATTCTCTGGTGTAGTCTTCACCCACACATTCCAAGGCAGGGTGACATTGTGGTTGGCGGCTTTGGGTCGCCACCAAGGGCTGGCGATAAATGTGGGAAACTCATACCCATCGGGGGTTACCAGAAAACCCCGGCGGCTGTCTTCTTCGCTGGGTCGCCAGGCAGCCACAATCACCCCAGTAGAGCGAAATTGGTTGATTTTCGCTGGTTCTTGGATGTGGGGTTTGTCTGCGGATGTCTCTTGAGATTCGCCGGTTTCGGAAGTTACGGGTGTCTCCTGAGATGGATGGGTTTCTGGCGAGGTTTGCGTTTGGGTGGTTTCACCGGGTTGGTGGTTTTCTGGCGATGATTGCGAGGATTGAGACTCGGGATTTTCTGGGAATCCTGTGGTTTCTGAAGTTTTGGTCACTTCTGTCATTGTTCCTACGATTTTCTCCTGGGCGTTTTCTATGGTTGGTTGTTTTTTGGCGTTTTTTTAAGTGTAGCCATGGTTGGCTGCAACCGGAAGTCGGGAACACCGTCTAAAGGAGACCCGCTTTGGGTTGTAGAAGTTGGCAAACCCCGAAAATCGGAGCTTTGCTGGGGATTATCCCCGGTTTTGGCAAGATTCCAAAAACGCCAACAACGCCTGTTCCTGGAAGTTGTTGCAGAATTCTACCACTTTCCGAGCAAAGACCGCCAAATCCGGATCCTGTCGCTGCAATGCTTCCACTTGTTTTTGCACTCGTTTGAGACTTCCCCGACGCGCCAAGTCAGTCAAATTGGCAAGTTCTTGTAGGGGAGGCATGGTTATGGCTTCGCTTTCTGTGGCTGCAGGTGTGGGTTCGGCTGCTGCTTTCTCTTTGTAAATCCATTGCAAGTGCAGGTGTTCTTGCAACTGTTGCAGCAATTGCGAAAGCACGACGGGTTTGGGGAGAAAATCGCTAGCCCCTGCTTCCATACTCCGGGCGCGATCGCTTTGGGATACACTAGCAGAAGAAACAATAACGGGAATGCCAGCTAACTGTGGGTCTTGGCGAATTTTGGCTAGGAAAGCAAATCCGTCAAATTCCAGTTCGAACAAATCCACTACAATCAAATGAGGCGAAAATTGCTGGGCATACTGCCAGCCACTCTCCCCACTGTGTGCTTCCCATACTTCAAACCCCAAACTACTCAGCAAGTTGGAAAACACGGCACAATTTTCCCAACGGTCGTCAACCACCAGCAATCGCTTGGTTTTCCCTTCGTATCCGACGATATGGCTTAATTCTAAGGTGGGGGTGGTGGTATTTTCCGGTGGCAAGACCGGCAAGGTGAGGTCGAACCAAAAGCGGCTGCCAACACCCACCTGACTTTCTACATGGATGCTACTATCCATCATTTCGACAATTTTTTGGCTTAAAGGCAAT is part of the Geitlerinema sp. PCC 9228 genome and encodes:
- a CDS encoding multidrug efflux SMR transporter, which translates into the protein MHWLYLILAIALEVCGTTAMKFSQGFTKALPSLLLFVFYGLAFTLLTLALKKIELSVAYAMWSGLGTALIAIVGIYWFQESMTLVKFLSLVAIVAGVVGLNATSSP